One Mycolicibacterium parafortuitum DNA segment encodes these proteins:
- the cysT gene encoding sulfate ABC transporter permease subunit CysT, translating into MTSSVVDPNPDARRPEPTPAPGGGPGFRRPGGASLQVGVAVVWLSIIVLLPLAAIMWIAAKGGWDSFVTTVTSPSAIASFKVTLTISIAVTLVNVVFGLLIAWVLVRDDFWGKRIVDALIDLPFALPTIVASLVLLALYGPRSPVGIHIQHTAWGVGLALAFVTLPFVVRAVQPVLLELDREVEEAAASLGANNATIFFSVILPALAPALLSGAGLAFSRAIGEFGSIVLIGGAIPGKTEVSSQWIRTLIENDDPAGAAAISIVLLAISFAVLFVLRYLGAKAAKRDEAAR; encoded by the coding sequence ATGACCTCTTCTGTCGTCGACCCGAATCCTGACGCGCGCCGCCCGGAGCCGACACCGGCTCCGGGCGGCGGCCCGGGATTCCGCCGGCCCGGCGGCGCCTCCCTGCAGGTGGGCGTCGCGGTGGTGTGGTTGTCCATCATCGTGCTGCTGCCACTGGCCGCGATCATGTGGATCGCCGCCAAGGGCGGGTGGGACTCCTTCGTCACGACGGTGACCTCACCGTCGGCGATCGCGTCCTTCAAGGTCACGCTGACCATCTCGATCGCCGTGACCCTGGTGAACGTGGTGTTCGGGCTGCTCATCGCGTGGGTGCTGGTGCGCGACGACTTCTGGGGAAAGCGGATCGTCGACGCGCTCATCGACCTTCCGTTCGCGCTGCCCACCATCGTGGCCAGCCTGGTGCTGCTCGCGCTGTACGGCCCGCGCAGCCCGGTCGGGATCCACATCCAGCACACCGCGTGGGGTGTCGGGCTGGCGCTGGCGTTCGTGACACTGCCGTTCGTGGTCCGCGCGGTGCAACCGGTGCTGCTGGAACTCGACCGAGAGGTCGAGGAGGCCGCCGCGTCACTGGGCGCCAACAACGCCACCATCTTCTTCTCGGTGATCCTGCCCGCGCTGGCCCCGGCGCTGCTGTCGGGTGCCGGTCTGGCGTTCTCCCGGGCGATCGGTGAGTTCGGGTCGATCGTGCTGATCGGCGGCGCGATCCCCGGCAAGACCGAGGTGTCGTCGCAGTGGATCCGCACGCTCATCGAGAACGACGACCCGGCCGGTGCCGCGGCGATCTCGATCGTGCTGCTGGCGATCTCGTTCGCGGTGCTGTTCGTGTTGCGCTACCTCGGCGCCAAGGCCGCCAAGCGGGACGAGGCGGCGCGATGA
- the cysW gene encoding sulfate ABC transporter permease subunit CysW yields MTLSLPTKLILRVIALCYVTALLIVPLGAILWQTFAPGLGAFWASITTPAAQSALSLSLLVVAIVVPLNVVFGVSTALVLARRKFRGKNLLQAAIDLPFAVSPVVVGVALIALWGTAGLFGFVQNDLGVKIIFGFPGIVLASIFVTLPFVIREVEPVLHELGTDQEEASATLGANAWQTFWRVTLPSIRWGLTYGVVLTVARTLGEFGAVLVVSSNLPGQSQTLTLLVHDRYTRGDDYGAYTISTVLMAVAVTVLIAQIVFDAQRKRTKAED; encoded by the coding sequence ATGACCCTGTCGCTGCCGACGAAGCTGATCCTGCGCGTCATCGCGCTGTGCTACGTCACCGCGCTGCTGATCGTGCCGCTCGGCGCGATCCTGTGGCAGACGTTCGCGCCCGGCTTGGGCGCGTTCTGGGCCTCCATCACCACACCGGCCGCGCAGTCCGCGCTGTCGTTGTCGCTGCTGGTGGTGGCCATCGTGGTGCCGCTCAACGTGGTGTTCGGCGTGTCGACGGCGCTGGTGCTGGCGCGCCGCAAGTTCCGCGGCAAGAACTTGCTGCAGGCCGCGATCGACCTGCCGTTCGCGGTGTCGCCCGTCGTGGTCGGCGTCGCACTGATCGCGTTGTGGGGCACCGCGGGGCTGTTCGGGTTCGTCCAGAACGACCTCGGCGTGAAGATCATCTTCGGCTTTCCCGGCATCGTGCTGGCGAGCATCTTCGTGACGCTGCCGTTCGTGATCCGCGAGGTCGAACCGGTGCTGCACGAACTCGGCACCGACCAGGAGGAGGCCTCGGCGACGCTCGGCGCCAACGCGTGGCAGACGTTCTGGCGCGTGACGTTGCCGTCCATCCGCTGGGGGCTGACCTACGGTGTGGTGCTGACCGTGGCCCGCACCCTCGGCGAGTTCGGCGCCGTGCTGGTGGTCTCGTCGAACCTGCCCGGCCAGTCGCAGACGCTGACCCTGCTGGTGCACGATCGCTACACCCGCGGCGACGACTACGGCGCCTACACCATCTCGACGGTGCTGATGGCGGTCGCGGTGACGGTGCTCATCGCGCAGATCGTGTTCGACGCCCAACGCAAACGCACCAAAGCCGAAGACTGA